The following are encoded together in the Xanthobacter autotrophicus Py2 genome:
- a CDS encoding RNA methyltransferase, TrmH family, group 3 (TIGRFAM: RNA methyltransferase, TrmH family, group 3~PFAM: tRNA/rRNA methyltransferase (SpoU); RNA 2-O ribose methyltransferase substrate binding~KEGG: rpb:RPB_2203 RNA methyltransferase TrmH, group 3), giving the protein MSDRPPREPRRPGSRPPFTSRPGAPGAPRWAKGGSGGGGKAGGKPPSWAGADDVALLYGWHTVAEAIGNPKRRFRRLRATENAIHRLAEEGLTPPIAPEIVRPGDIDKLLGADAVHQGLLAEVDHLPSPRLKDIAKTDLVLVLDQITDPHNVGAIVRSAAAFAVSAIVTTARHSPAATGVLAKSASGGLEHVPFCLVTNLARALTELKENGMLVVGLDSEGPADLEDTPMRAPLALVLGAEGKGLRQLTRETCDVLARIDLPGAIKSLNVSNAAALSLGMARRVMKRA; this is encoded by the coding sequence ATGTCCGACCGTCCGCCCCGCGAACCCCGCCGCCCCGGCTCCCGACCGCCCTTCACGAGCCGCCCCGGCGCGCCCGGTGCCCCACGCTGGGCTAAGGGTGGCAGCGGCGGTGGCGGCAAGGCCGGGGGCAAGCCGCCGTCGTGGGCGGGGGCGGACGACGTGGCCCTGCTCTATGGCTGGCACACGGTGGCGGAGGCCATCGGCAATCCGAAGCGCCGCTTCCGGCGCCTGCGCGCCACCGAGAATGCAATCCACCGCCTCGCGGAAGAAGGCCTGACCCCACCCATCGCGCCCGAGATCGTGCGGCCGGGCGACATCGACAAGCTGTTGGGCGCCGACGCGGTGCACCAGGGCCTGCTCGCCGAGGTGGACCACCTGCCCTCCCCGCGCCTCAAGGACATCGCCAAGACCGACCTGGTGCTGGTGCTGGACCAGATCACCGACCCGCACAATGTGGGCGCCATCGTGCGTTCGGCGGCGGCATTCGCGGTCAGCGCCATCGTCACCACCGCCCGCCACAGCCCGGCCGCCACCGGCGTCCTCGCCAAGAGCGCGTCGGGCGGGCTGGAGCATGTGCCCTTCTGCCTCGTGACCAACCTGGCGCGCGCGCTCACCGAGCTGAAAGAGAACGGCATGCTGGTGGTGGGCCTCGACAGCGAGGGCCCCGCCGACCTGGAAGACACGCCCATGCGAGCGCCACTGGCTTTGGTGCTGGGCGCCGAAGGCAAGGGCCTGCGCCAGCTCACCCGCGAGACCTGCGACGTGCTCGCGCGCATCGACCTGCCGGGGGCCATCAAGAGCCTCAACGTGTCCAACGCCGCCGCCCTCTCCCTGGGCATGGCGCGGCGGGTGATGAAGCGCGCCTGA